From Pseudomonadota bacterium, one genomic window encodes:
- a CDS encoding Na+/H+ antiporter subunit E, producing MRKFTTLIALAVSWLAWSGYYDGLLLTFGALSCLFVFYLMHRIGLADLDPRSARTFANMVSYIPWLLLEIIKSNIEVAKIIWRPAMQLNPAVQDIPSTQETTLGLVTFANSVTLTPGTLTISAEPGSLKVHALNADAFEGDGFAEMDRRVSTLEQ from the coding sequence ATGAGAAAATTCACCACTCTGATCGCCCTCGCCGTCTCCTGGCTCGCATGGTCAGGATACTACGACGGCCTGCTACTCACCTTCGGTGCCCTGTCCTGTTTGTTTGTTTTCTACCTGATGCACCGGATCGGCCTGGCCGATCTCGACCCGCGCAGCGCACGCACCTTTGCCAACATGGTGAGCTACATCCCCTGGCTGCTGCTCGAAATCATCAAGAGCAACATCGAGGTCGCGAAAATCATCTGGCGCCCCGCGATGCAGCTCAACCCGGCGGTGCAAGACATTCCGTCCACCCAGGAAACCACGCTTGGGCTTGTGACATTTGCCAATTCCGTCACGCTGACCCCCGGCACCCTGACCATCAGCGCCGAGCCGGGCTCGCTGAAGGTGCACGCCCTGAACGCAGACGCCTTCGAGGGTGACGGTTTTGCCGAGATGGATCGACGCGTTTCCACCCTGGAGCAATAG
- a CDS encoding monovalent cation/H+ antiporter complex subunit F: MFSVAMLAVLVTMALAMCRALIGPTVYDRILAVNSFGTTAILFIAVLGYLTGRPDFLDIALVYALINYIGTVAVLKYFKFGDLGHDGDVEDTP; this comes from the coding sequence ATGTTCAGTGTCGCCATGCTTGCAGTTCTGGTCACGATGGCGCTCGCGATGTGCCGGGCCTTGATCGGCCCGACGGTGTACGACCGCATCCTGGCAGTGAACAGCTTCGGCACCACCGCCATCCTGTTCATCGCAGTCCTGGGCTATCTGACAGGCCGACCCGACTTTCTCGACATTGCGCTGGTGTACGCGCTGATCAACTACATCGGCACCGTCGCGGTACTCAAATACTTCAAATTCGGAGACCTCGGTCACGATGGCGATGTGGAGGACACACCGTGA
- the mnhG gene encoding monovalent cation/H(+) antiporter subunit G encodes MILLDVASWVLIVIGSFACVTAGIGLIRLPDFFCRSHAGGIMDSLGMGCLFLGMALQTSNPLVLIKLFFIYTFILLTGPTAIHALARAALHAGIKPIDGQHTGGDASTR; translated from the coding sequence GTGATCCTCCTCGACGTCGCCAGCTGGGTGTTGATCGTCATCGGCAGTTTTGCCTGTGTCACAGCGGGCATCGGCCTGATCCGCCTGCCCGACTTCTTCTGCCGTTCGCACGCGGGCGGCATCATGGATTCACTCGGTATGGGCTGCCTGTTCCTCGGCATGGCACTGCAGACGAGCAACCCCCTGGTGTTAATCAAGCTCTTCTTCATCTACACCTTCATCCTGCTCACCGGGCCGACCGCCATTCACGCACTGGCGCGCGCGGCCCTGCACGCGGGGATCAAGCCGATCGACGGGCAGCACACCGGAGGTGACGCATCGACACGTTGA
- a CDS encoding DUF4040 domain-containing protein, with translation MINFALLAMLLLVAVALLRLRDLFTAAMLTGIYSLVSACFFMVQDAVDVAFTEAAVGAGITTVLFLATLSMVGRDEAPISRIHLPALACTLACGALLVYASQDMPAWGDPNAPVHQHVAPRYIEHSADEVGPPNIVTSVLASYRSYDTMGEVGVVFTAAIGVLLLLGNGTKRRRTARREPEDSA, from the coding sequence TTGATCAACTTCGCACTGCTGGCGATGCTGCTGTTGGTTGCCGTCGCCTTGCTGCGACTGCGAGACCTCTTCACGGCGGCGATGCTGACCGGTATTTACAGTCTCGTCAGCGCCTGCTTCTTCATGGTCCAGGACGCCGTGGACGTCGCGTTCACCGAGGCGGCTGTGGGCGCGGGCATCACCACCGTGCTGTTCCTCGCCACCTTGTCGATGGTCGGTCGCGACGAGGCACCGATCAGCCGCATCCACCTGCCGGCCCTCGCCTGCACCCTGGCCTGCGGCGCCTTGCTGGTGTACGCCTCGCAGGACATGCCGGCGTGGGGCGACCCAAACGCCCCAGTCCACCAACACGTGGCCCCCCGGTACATCGAACACTCCGCTGACGAGGTCGGCCCGCCCAACATCGTGACCTCGGTGCTGGCGAGCTACCGGAGCTACGACACCATGGGCGAGGTCGGGGTTGTCTTCACCGCCGCCATCGGTGTGCTGTTGCTGCTGGGCAACGGCACCAAGCGCCGCCGCACGGCGCGCCGCGAGCCGGAGGACTCCGCGTGA
- a CDS encoding Na(+)/H(+) antiporter subunit B, with the protein MIDKPRSMQSNPILRGVTSITMGPILLFAWYVQWHGDYGPGGGFQAGVIFAAAVIAYALIYGLDRAQRFIPPPAAEIGVMAGWLLYIGTGVLSMFRGANFLDYDVIAHDPLHGQHYGILAVELGVGITVAAVMIVLFYAFAGRRHR; encoded by the coding sequence GTGATCGACAAGCCCCGTTCCATGCAATCCAACCCCATCCTGCGCGGCGTGACGTCGATCACGATGGGGCCGATCCTGCTGTTCGCCTGGTACGTGCAATGGCACGGCGACTACGGCCCGGGCGGCGGTTTCCAGGCAGGTGTCATCTTTGCGGCTGCCGTGATTGCCTACGCGCTGATTTACGGCCTTGACCGAGCGCAGCGGTTCATTCCACCGCCTGCGGCGGAGATCGGCGTCATGGCCGGCTGGCTGCTCTACATCGGCACCGGCGTGCTCAGCATGTTCCGCGGTGCCAATTTCCTCGACTACGACGTGATCGCGCACGATCCGCTGCACGGCCAACACTACGGCATCCTCGCCGTCGAGCTGGGCGTCGGCATCACCGTGGCGGCCGTGATGATCGTGCTGTTCTACGCCTTCGCAGGGAGACGCCACCGGTGA
- a CDS encoding cation:proton antiporter subunit C, producing the protein MISLLNYWFVFALMLLGLYVTISASNLVKKVVGLNIFQTSVFVFFISMGKVADGTAPILDSAYNAYSNPLPHVLILTAIVVSVATTALALALIVRIREAYGSVEESFIHDADNDTAP; encoded by the coding sequence GTGATCAGTCTGCTCAACTACTGGTTCGTGTTTGCGCTCATGCTGCTGGGTCTCTACGTCACGATATCGGCCAGCAACCTGGTCAAGAAGGTGGTAGGGCTCAACATCTTCCAGACCTCCGTGTTCGTGTTCTTCATCTCCATGGGCAAGGTGGCCGACGGCACGGCACCGATACTCGATTCAGCCTACAACGCCTACAGCAACCCCTTGCCCCACGTCCTGATCCTCACGGCCATCGTTGTCAGCGTTGCCACCACCGCGCTGGCGCTCGCCCTCATCGTGCGCATCCGTGAGGCCTACGGTTCGGTGGAAGAATCCTTCATTCACGACGCGGACAACGACACGGCACCATGA
- a CDS encoding monovalent cation/H+ antiporter subunit D family protein, with the protein MSAQLPILVILWPLVAAPLCTLLHNRQVAWMFSAVATWASLLTAIGLYIQTSAGGELVYELGGWPPPWGISVNIDSLNALVLLLITGMASVLIFAFPASLTIQWLGNRARLYYTAYLLCLASLIGITITGDAFNVFVFLEISSLSTYALVAMGRDRRAQVAAFRYLIMGTVGATFILISVGLLYMVTGTLNMADLAERIPALHDNRVVRAAFGFFIIGAGVKVAMFPMHFWLPGAYSYAPSIASAFLAATATKVAVYIMLRFVFGVFGADLFFDVLALDQVFLLFATVGIVVGSLAALYKDDIKAVLAYSSVAQLAYMVLGIAVGSVSGLTAAVVHIFNHGLIKAALFIVLAGIFVRFQCTRLSELAGLGKYAPWTVGAFGVGAMSLIGIPGTAGFISKWYLLLSVLEHHWWFMALVIIGSSLLALAYMWRVIDALWLREPTQLVQERGREAPLNMLIPAWTLAAANFFFGIDTTVTLGAASRAVASLLGVSS; encoded by the coding sequence ATGAGCGCTCAACTGCCCATCCTGGTCATCCTGTGGCCGCTGGTCGCGGCGCCGTTGTGCACCCTGTTGCACAACCGCCAGGTTGCCTGGATGTTCTCCGCTGTCGCCACCTGGGCGAGCTTGCTCACGGCGATCGGCCTATACATTCAAACGTCCGCCGGCGGGGAACTTGTCTACGAGCTCGGCGGTTGGCCACCACCGTGGGGCATCTCCGTCAACATCGACAGCCTGAACGCCCTGGTGCTGCTGTTGATCACCGGCATGGCCTCGGTGTTGATCTTCGCGTTTCCCGCCAGTCTGACGATTCAATGGCTGGGCAACCGGGCGCGCTTGTACTACACGGCCTACCTGCTGTGTCTCGCCTCGTTGATCGGCATCACGATCACGGGCGACGCGTTCAACGTCTTCGTTTTTCTGGAAATCTCGTCGCTGAGCACCTACGCGCTCGTTGCAATGGGCCGTGACCGGCGCGCCCAGGTGGCGGCGTTCCGTTACCTGATCATGGGCACCGTGGGCGCGACGTTCATCCTGATCAGCGTCGGCTTGCTGTACATGGTGACGGGCACCCTGAACATGGCCGATTTGGCCGAACGCATTCCCGCCCTGCACGACAACCGCGTGGTGCGCGCGGCCTTCGGCTTTTTCATCATCGGGGCCGGCGTCAAGGTGGCCATGTTTCCGATGCATTTCTGGCTGCCCGGTGCGTACAGCTATGCGCCCTCGATCGCGAGCGCCTTTCTCGCCGCGACAGCCACGAAGGTCGCGGTGTACATCATGCTGCGCTTCGTCTTCGGTGTGTTCGGTGCCGACCTGTTCTTCGACGTGCTCGCGCTCGACCAGGTGTTCCTGTTGTTCGCCACCGTCGGCATCGTTGTCGGCTCCCTCGCGGCACTCTACAAGGACGATATCAAGGCCGTGCTGGCCTACTCCTCGGTGGCCCAGCTTGCGTACATGGTCCTGGGTATCGCTGTCGGATCCGTGTCCGGTCTGACCGCCGCGGTGGTCCACATCTTCAACCACGGGCTGATCAAGGCGGCCCTGTTCATTGTTCTGGCCGGCATCTTCGTGCGCTTTCAGTGCACCCGTCTGTCGGAGCTGGCCGGGCTCGGCAAGTACGCACCCTGGACGGTCGGCGCTTTCGGCGTCGGCGCAATGAGCCTGATCGGGATTCCGGGCACGGCCGGCTTCATTTCCAAGTGGTACCTGCTGTTGTCGGTGCTTGAACACCACTGGTGGTTCATGGCCCTCGTGATAATCGGTTCCTCGCTGCTGGCCCTCGCCTACATGTGGCGTGTGATCGACGCACTGTGGTTGCGTGAGCCAACGCAGCTGGTGCAGGAACGCGGTCGTGAGGCCCCGCTCAACATGCTGATTCCCGCGTGGACACTCGCTGCAGCCAACTTCTTCTTCGGCATCGACACCACCGTCACCCTGGGCGCGGCGTCGCGGGCAGTCGCCTCGCTTCTCGGAGTCAGCTCATGA
- a CDS encoding proton-conducting transporter membrane subunit, whose amino-acid sequence MSNPVPALAICLPLLGALLVLVNRERPNLRDGISLVTTVLLFFLVLSLYGPVLAGEQPTWRFIAPIPGLAMGFRVEPLGLLFATVASGLWIVTTVYAIGYMRRNKEKRHTMFFFCFAIAIAAAMGVAFSADLLTLFVFYEALTLSTYPLVAHKQTPEARRGAKIYLAFLLSTSIGLLLVAIIATYEIAGTLQFTEGGVLDGQVGPFGLTVLVCLFAFGICKAALMPVHRWLPSAMVAPTPVSALLHAVAVVKAGVFTIVKVVVYIIGIDNLSATGAGDIVLWVAAITLTLASIIALRKDNLKARLAYSTVGQLAYVVLGAMLANSAGLLGASMQIPMHAVGKITLFFCAGAIYVATHKTEISQLDGLGHRMPFTFAAFFIGSLSIIGLPPMGGAWSKWFLLMGTADAQQWVLMGLLLLSSLLNIAYLLPIVGRGFFRPLPAEDAERLPPGTLEEAPMTCVIPLGLTAAGCVVLFLYADTLHDFLLPLFK is encoded by the coding sequence ATGAGCAACCCCGTCCCCGCGCTGGCGATCTGCCTGCCCTTGCTCGGCGCACTTCTGGTCCTGGTGAACCGAGAGCGGCCAAACCTGCGCGACGGCATCAGCCTGGTCACAACGGTGTTGTTGTTTTTCCTGGTGCTGTCGCTGTACGGGCCGGTGCTGGCCGGCGAGCAGCCGACGTGGCGCTTCATCGCGCCCATACCCGGGCTGGCAATGGGGTTTCGCGTCGAGCCCCTGGGCCTGCTGTTCGCCACGGTTGCCTCCGGTCTCTGGATCGTGACCACGGTTTACGCAATCGGCTACATGCGGCGAAACAAGGAAAAACGTCACACGATGTTTTTCTTCTGTTTTGCGATCGCGATCGCGGCGGCCATGGGTGTGGCTTTCTCGGCAGACTTGCTGACGCTGTTCGTGTTCTACGAAGCCCTGACCCTCTCGACCTACCCGCTGGTGGCGCACAAGCAGACCCCGGAGGCCCGCCGCGGCGCGAAGATCTACCTGGCGTTTCTGCTCTCCACGTCCATCGGCCTGTTGCTGGTCGCGATCATCGCCACCTACGAGATCGCCGGCACACTGCAGTTCACTGAGGGCGGCGTGCTCGACGGCCAGGTCGGACCCTTCGGGTTGACCGTGTTGGTGTGCCTGTTCGCCTTCGGCATCTGCAAGGCCGCGCTCATGCCAGTGCACCGGTGGCTGCCGTCGGCCATGGTCGCACCGACGCCAGTCAGCGCCTTGTTACACGCCGTCGCAGTGGTCAAGGCGGGCGTGTTCACGATCGTGAAGGTGGTTGTGTACATCATCGGTATCGACAACCTCAGTGCGACCGGTGCCGGGGACATCGTCCTCTGGGTCGCCGCCATCACCCTGACACTCGCGTCGATCATCGCGCTGCGCAAGGACAACCTGAAGGCACGCCTGGCGTATTCCACGGTCGGCCAACTCGCCTACGTGGTACTCGGCGCCATGCTGGCAAACAGCGCGGGCCTGCTCGGGGCGAGCATGCAGATTCCGATGCACGCGGTGGGCAAGATCACACTGTTCTTTTGCGCGGGCGCCATCTACGTGGCGACACACAAGACCGAAATCAGTCAACTCGACGGCCTCGGTCACCGCATGCCCTTCACCTTTGCGGCCTTCTTCATCGGCTCGCTGAGCATCATCGGGTTGCCGCCCATGGGGGGTGCCTGGAGCAAGTGGTTCCTGCTGATGGGCACGGCTGACGCTCAGCAGTGGGTTCTCATGGGCCTGCTGTTGCTGTCGTCGTTGCTGAACATCGCCTACCTCCTGCCGATCGTCGGCCGCGGCTTTTTCAGACCGTTGCCGGCCGAGGACGCCGAGCGGTTGCCACCGGGCACGCTGGAGGAGGCGCCGATGACGTGTGTCATCCCCCTCGGATTGACCGCAGCAGGGTGCGTGGTGCTGTTCCTCTACGCGGACACCTTGCACGATTTCCTGTTGCCACTTTTCAAGTAG
- a CDS encoding Na(+)/H(+) antiporter subunit D, with amino-acid sequence MIDGLNPALILIFGALLVPLFPQPWRTAYVIALPLVSMLQLVLHPYGSFAEVPLYEMTLETFRLDGLSFVFGLIFHIAAVLGVIYALHDDDPVHPTAGLLYAGSAIGAAFAGDLVTLFVYWELTAASSVFLIWARRTESAFKAGMRYLIIQIGSGVILLAGLVLHYNESGSITFAAMDLDTVGGKLIFLAFGIKCAFPFLHNWLQDTYPEATASGTVLLSAFTTKLAVYALARGYAGTDMLIWIGAAMTAFPIFYAVIENDLRRVLAYSLNNQLGFMVVGIGIGTQLSINGAAAHAFCHILYKALLFMSMGAVLLRAGTCKGSELGGLYKSMPFTTVCCIIGAASISAFPLFSGFVSKSMIVSAVAYEHLTVVWLMLIFASAGVFHHSGIKIPYFAFFAHDSGIRCEEAPLSMRIAMGITAALCIGIGVFPGLLYAILPYPVDYVPYTTAHVITQLQLLMYSALAFTVMMVWKIYPPELRSVVLDTDWFYRRLLARTVPPALDAVFDRVYHAQAYALTTTIVAVKRAGSAFARSALARDNQSTNMVTWAVLALAVSIAWGMRG; translated from the coding sequence ATGATTGACGGTCTGAACCCCGCGCTGATCCTGATCTTCGGCGCGCTGCTGGTCCCGCTCTTCCCGCAACCCTGGCGCACGGCCTACGTCATCGCCTTACCGCTGGTGTCGATGCTGCAGTTGGTGTTGCACCCCTACGGCAGCTTCGCCGAAGTGCCGCTGTACGAGATGACGCTCGAGACCTTCCGTCTGGACGGTTTGAGCTTCGTGTTCGGCCTGATCTTCCACATCGCTGCGGTGCTTGGCGTGATCTACGCCCTGCACGACGACGATCCCGTGCACCCGACAGCCGGTCTGCTCTACGCGGGCTCCGCCATCGGCGCGGCGTTTGCGGGTGACCTTGTCACACTGTTCGTCTACTGGGAGCTCACGGCCGCGTCCTCGGTATTCCTGATCTGGGCACGGCGCACCGAATCCGCCTTCAAGGCGGGCATGCGGTACCTCATCATCCAGATCGGCTCTGGCGTCATCCTGCTCGCTGGCCTGGTGCTGCACTACAACGAGAGCGGGTCGATCACCTTTGCCGCGATGGACCTCGACACCGTCGGCGGCAAGCTGATCTTCCTCGCTTTCGGTATCAAGTGCGCCTTCCCGTTCCTGCACAACTGGTTGCAGGACACCTACCCCGAGGCGACGGCCAGCGGCACGGTGCTGTTGTCGGCGTTCACGACCAAACTCGCGGTGTATGCTCTCGCGCGCGGCTATGCCGGCACCGACATGCTGATCTGGATCGGGGCTGCAATGACCGCCTTCCCGATCTTCTACGCGGTGATCGAGAACGACTTGCGCCGGGTGTTGGCGTACAGCCTGAACAACCAGTTGGGCTTCATGGTCGTCGGCATCGGCATCGGCACCCAGCTCTCGATCAACGGCGCAGCCGCTCACGCGTTCTGCCACATCCTCTACAAGGCGCTGCTGTTCATGAGCATGGGCGCAGTGCTGCTGCGCGCCGGCACCTGCAAGGGCTCCGAGCTCGGTGGCCTCTACAAGTCGATGCCGTTCACCACTGTGTGCTGCATCATCGGTGCGGCATCGATCTCGGCCTTCCCGTTGTTCAGCGGCTTCGTGTCGAAGTCCATGATTGTCTCGGCGGTCGCCTACGAGCACCTGACCGTGGTGTGGCTGATGTTGATCTTTGCATCCGCCGGCGTGTTCCACCATTCGGGTATCAAGATCCCCTACTTCGCCTTTTTCGCGCACGACAGCGGCATCCGCTGTGAAGAGGCCCCACTGAGCATGCGCATTGCGATGGGCATCACCGCGGCGCTGTGCATCGGCATCGGGGTGTTTCCCGGCTTGCTGTACGCCATCCTGCCCTACCCGGTTGACTACGTGCCCTACACCACGGCGCACGTGATCACCCAACTCCAGCTGTTGATGTACTCGGCTCTGGCGTTCACGGTGATGATGGTGTGGAAGATCTACCCACCGGAACTCCGGTCGGTCGTACTCGACACCGATTGGTTCTACCGCAGGCTGCTCGCGCGCACGGTGCCGCCGGCGCTCGACGCCGTGTTCGACCGCGTCTACCACGCCCAGGCCTACGCGTTGACCACGACCATTGTCGCCGTCAAACGCGCCGGCAGCGCCTTTGCCAGAAGCGCCCTCGCGCGCGACAACCAGAGCACCAATATGGTCACCTGGGCCGTGCTCGCGCTCGCTGTCAGTATCGCCTGGGGCATGCGCGGCTGA
- a CDS encoding response regulator transcription factor, with product MTEIVGLSVLIVDRHPIVRDALTSAVQSLVAVDHVVAVPALPEARMQLARAANHLLLLDHLPVGQRETMYLDAMRRQCARLVVLHFAADESAANVEATREAGCDGFVPKSASVPSLLMAIETVLSGARYFPTLVSSHGDGGQPPLADPPILLSRRRRQVLHCVLGGQSNAEIAAALGIAEGTVKSHVSHIMRAFDVNSRARLILRARSSGMG from the coding sequence GTGACAGAAATCGTGGGTTTGTCGGTGTTGATAGTCGACCGGCATCCGATCGTGCGCGATGCGCTCACTTCCGCCGTCCAGTCGCTGGTTGCCGTCGATCACGTGGTCGCCGTGCCGGCATTGCCCGAGGCCCGAATGCAGTTGGCTCGGGCGGCCAATCACCTGCTGCTGCTGGACCATTTGCCGGTCGGGCAACGCGAGACCATGTACCTCGATGCGATGCGGCGCCAGTGCGCGCGGTTGGTGGTGTTGCACTTTGCCGCGGACGAATCCGCGGCGAATGTGGAAGCGACGCGCGAAGCGGGCTGCGACGGTTTCGTGCCGAAATCGGCGTCCGTGCCGTCGTTGCTGATGGCGATTGAGACCGTGCTTTCAGGTGCGCGGTATTTCCCGACGCTGGTGTCATCACACGGCGACGGTGGCCAGCCCCCGCTGGCTGACCCGCCGATCCTGCTCTCACGTCGGCGGCGCCAGGTGCTCCACTGCGTGCTCGGCGGTCAGAGCAACGCGGAGATCGCGGCGGCGCTTGGCATCGCGGAGGGCACGGTGAAAAGCCACGTGTCACACATCATGCGGGCCTTCGATGTCAACAGCCGCGCCCGGCTCATCCTGCGTGCGCGCAGCTCGGGTATGGGCTGA
- a CDS encoding citrate synthase — MSDKHVTVTDPTSGKTAELPVVEGTVGHNAIDVRSLAKQTGYFTYDPGFAATASCSSAITYIDGEQGILLHRGYPIEQLAEKSSYLEVCYLLLKGELPDATQSQDFENIIKNHTMVHENIGQFMQGFRHDAHPMAMLSATVAALASFYHDSIDINDPEHRQITAHRLIAKMPTLASYCYKHFRGQPFVYPRNNLGYSENFLHLMFAVPAEEYTPSPAAVRALETLLILHADHEQNASTSTVRLAGSSGANPFASIAAGIACLWGPAHGGANEAVMNMLDSIMESGETIESTIARAKDKNDPFRLMGFGHRVYKNYDPRATCIQGVCHDLLDELGGDQPLFQLARELEEAVLADDYFKERKLFPNVDFYSGIILRALNIPMSMFTVMFAMARTVGWIAHWQEMHTDPHFRIGRPQQIYTGATRREYPGS; from the coding sequence ATGTCCGACAAACACGTCACGGTTACCGATCCCACATCGGGCAAGACCGCAGAGTTACCGGTCGTCGAGGGCACGGTCGGGCACAACGCAATCGATGTGCGCTCGTTGGCGAAACAGACAGGCTACTTCACGTACGACCCCGGTTTCGCTGCAACCGCATCGTGCAGCAGTGCCATCACCTATATCGATGGCGAGCAAGGCATCCTGCTGCACCGCGGCTACCCAATCGAGCAACTGGCCGAAAAATCGAGCTACCTCGAGGTGTGCTACCTGCTGCTCAAGGGCGAGCTCCCGGACGCGACCCAATCGCAGGATTTCGAAAACATCATCAAGAACCACACGATGGTGCACGAAAACATCGGGCAATTCATGCAGGGCTTCAGGCACGACGCTCACCCGATGGCGATGTTGTCGGCCACCGTTGCCGCGCTCGCGTCCTTCTACCACGACTCGATCGACATCAACGACCCCGAGCACCGGCAAATCACGGCGCACCGCCTGATTGCCAAAATGCCAACTCTGGCATCCTACTGTTACAAACACTTCCGTGGACAGCCGTTTGTCTACCCGCGCAACAACCTCGGCTACTCCGAGAACTTCCTGCACCTGATGTTTGCCGTACCAGCCGAGGAATACACGCCGTCACCCGCTGCGGTGCGCGCATTGGAAACCTTGCTGATCTTGCATGCAGACCACGAGCAGAATGCCTCCACCTCAACCGTGCGACTCGCTGGCAGCTCCGGTGCAAACCCCTTCGCATCGATCGCCGCCGGCATCGCCTGCCTCTGGGGACCGGCCCACGGGGGTGCAAACGAGGCCGTGATGAACATGCTCGACAGCATCATGGAATCGGGCGAAACCATTGAGAGCACCATCGCCCGGGCGAAAGACAAGAACGACCCATTCCGACTGATGGGCTTCGGCCACCGCGTCTACAAGAACTACGACCCCCGCGCCACGTGCATCCAGGGTGTCTGCCACGACTTGCTGGACGAGCTCGGAGGCGATCAGCCGCTGTTCCAGCTGGCCCGCGAACTCGAAGAGGCTGTGCTCGCCGACGACTACTTCAAGGAGCGCAAGTTGTTCCCGAACGTCGACTTCTACTCGGGCATCATCCTGCGTGCGCTCAACATCCCGATGAGCATGTTCACGGTGATGTTTGCGATGGCACGTACTGTGGGGTGGATCGCACACTGGCAGGAGATGCACACCGACCCGCACTTCCGGATCGGCCGTCCGCAGCAGATCTACACCGGCGCCACGCGCCGCGAGTACCCCGGGTCCTGA
- a CDS encoding DUF3179 domain-containing protein, whose translation MTPVLRTVFTGALVCLSALATATHGRTLNGFDLDGATVPPSKIFHGGPPRDGIPSIDNPVFVSAEDADFLADDDRVLGLDVDGVQRAYPIAILNWHEIVNDRINGNAVVVSFCPLCGTGVVFHGAIDGEDRQFGVSGLLYNSDVLLYDRSRESLWSQIKAEAVTGPDTGTRLQLIPVTHTSWADWRRRHRDTVVLSDQTGFARNYARDPYTGYYSSSHVMFPVSAESKRYHPKENVIGLSHNGSEKAWPFVELAQSGASPLVDSIGGTPVQVHFDSEHRTAQITTGDGEALPGIVGFWFAWYAFHPDTEVYTAPDG comes from the coding sequence ATGACGCCTGTCCTACGAACCGTGTTCACGGGTGCGCTCGTGTGTCTCTCGGCACTCGCGACCGCGACGCACGGCCGCACCCTGAACGGCTTCGACCTCGACGGTGCCACGGTTCCTCCGAGCAAGATCTTCCATGGCGGCCCGCCGCGCGACGGCATTCCGTCGATCGACAACCCGGTGTTCGTCTCGGCCGAGGACGCCGACTTTCTCGCTGACGATGATCGCGTGCTCGGGCTCGACGTCGACGGCGTGCAACGCGCCTACCCCATCGCCATTCTGAACTGGCACGAGATTGTCAACGACCGAATCAACGGCAACGCGGTGGTGGTGAGCTTCTGTCCGTTGTGTGGCACCGGCGTGGTCTTCCACGGCGCGATCGACGGAGAAGACCGTCAGTTCGGTGTGTCGGGCTTGCTGTACAACAGCGATGTGCTGCTCTACGACCGCAGCCGCGAGAGCCTGTGGTCGCAGATCAAGGCCGAGGCCGTCACCGGACCCGACACCGGCACACGCCTGCAACTGATCCCGGTGACGCACACCTCGTGGGCGGACTGGCGGCGCCGGCACCGCGACACGGTGGTGCTCAGCGACCAGACCGGCTTCGCCCGCAATTACGCGCGCGATCCCTACACCGGCTACTACAGCAGCAGCCACGTCATGTTCCCGGTGTCGGCCGAGAGCAAGCGGTACCACCCGAAGGAAAACGTCATCGGCCTGAGCCACAACGGCAGCGAGAAGGCGTGGCCCTTTGTGGAGCTTGCCCAGAGCGGTGCCTCACCGCTCGTCGACTCGATCGGCGGCACACCGGTGCAGGTGCATTTCGACAGCGAGCACCGCACCGCTCAGATCACCACAGGCGACGGCGAGGCCCTGCCGGGCATCGTCGGTTTCTGGTTCGCCTGGTACGCCTTTCACCCCGACACCGAGGTCTACACGGCGCCCGACGGCTAG
- the sufU gene encoding Fe-S cluster assembly sulfur transfer protein SufU: MSSSLYREHLLDHFRRPRNKGALDAAMDRERGSNPRCGDDLEVGVSIADGHLASLRFHGRGCSVCIASASMLTETCEALSVSEARALCTSLEDWVGQRTGGEPPHSQLEALDGARPHASRHTCILLAWRALAVLLDRHTNAAPSGD; encoded by the coding sequence ATGAGCAGCTCACTCTACCGTGAACACCTACTCGACCATTTTCGTCGGCCGCGCAACAAGGGGGCGCTCGACGCGGCCATGGACCGGGAGCGGGGCAGCAACCCGCGCTGCGGAGACGACCTCGAAGTCGGCGTGTCGATCGCCGACGGCCACCTCGCGTCCCTGCGTTTCCACGGCAGAGGCTGCTCGGTGTGCATCGCGTCGGCATCGATGCTGACCGAAACCTGTGAGGCCCTGTCCGTGTCCGAGGCACGGGCGCTGTGTACGTCACTCGAGGATTGGGTCGGACAGCGCACCGGCGGTGAGCCACCGCACAGCCAACTCGAGGCACTCGACGGGGCACGGCCCCACGCCTCGAGGCACACCTGCATCCTCCTCGCCTGGCGCGCGCTCGCGGTGCTACTTGACCGACACACGAACGCGGCGCCCTCGGGCGACTGA